A part of Heliangelus exortis chromosome 3, bHelExo1.hap1, whole genome shotgun sequence genomic DNA contains:
- the TDRD6 gene encoding tudor domain-containing protein 6 — protein sequence MSGGGSSGPGSGSAVPGPGTTVTLRVRAVGLRPEVPVVQLWGVLGERGADYVRLRQEIQEAVGPRLSAGPGGVVAGGAELCTGDVGLVELVGLWYRCCVVSRRGQDYRVFLLDEGCTVVTAACYLARGCKELFRLPPEVLGCVVANVMPAGGPGLSVCGDAPGSTWTVEAMEFLSHLHGKEVSGQVQEVITPQLIVLELPQLVAQMNHLGLVMQVTPSWFCQVLKCCLSGNHLRNPAKLPPPACSLVSSAVPQLLHVLHLYQPVLRALDYFYPQLQLGVAEPVLVTHVSDPHRIYCQLQSLSQEIRCLSDTMSHTYDRWEQEVLPEVGSPCAARARDGHWYRALLLDLPAGEQDQQVALVIFVDYGRKETVTKADLRHLPVECFRMPVVTYPCALQGISDRGCGWSLSQIEELKRLVLGKRVSACLETFNSFERLYYVTLYGENGSNLNHLFGVQACCLVSSHTEVSHTEAQKQPKVEKLPAEELELPPRAPPFALMCKDLSPVCLKLGVFHDVQVSHLQDPSEFWLQLHEHRLLFRQLRQSMWNFYSHATNLDGGGWDLQPGSLCCASGKEGVFYRAVITRVLESGVEIHLVDRGNTETVDQCAVKELLPQFMELPALALKCSLAGVSPLRGSWSESSVSAFREMVLNKGLNIHFFSAQDDKYMVEIFDESQVGEKSVNKLMALLGYAEYQRCEIPETLQKSSDTAVSQASPVACAGEESQLNTVKRLREESGQERNDRALNPSPVVMVRESPFAAIHNSNSSESLPGQKCEGKENLPISWRQNYVAKRQSSFYGSQLEVGSTVNVVVTYVENPSYFWCQLSRNSDDLKDLMAKIQQYCKKSSHPCSWPSSVCLAQYSEDEKWYRAFIISEVSSAGKVEVLYVDFGNRELVSLVNLRSAEESFLRLEPQAFRCSLYNFIQPNGQDPFAWDEEAIQTFQEFVESSSLFELKCTIFALASINNNELFNIVDLMTPFQSACQFLTDKGVARPLSPQKPLVSSVQLHSYYYSTHGIKIGNEEDVYITHVEDPWTFYCQLERCADVLAELNENINHLCETMTSLGTSHKSGSLCLAKYTDNHWYRGLIKKTKPHTEVFFVDFGNTETIEEDHLLPLPSDAYDILLLPMQAIKCSLPDISNVPKEATTWFKQAVLERQLKAIVVAKESDGKLLIELFDANTQFNAKLKEKLNLMNNAELCRHVENEALGTRNTDVNERNETAESPLNAGRPLEREECISGSQGGGRSSKKHLKEDVNLLQPATKGEVAAALVEFDEIFGSKKDAFLLHKAEESLLSIQLGTESDNKSDVEGGCVMLKNLSDLLQQKIVPGLKSLVYVSHINDPLDFYVQLGSDEAQLNSISESLNDKAQAKNPCGQLFQAGDLVSAIYSEDSLWYRAVVKEKISGSLISIQYIDYGNTSVINVNQACRLPEDLSLIPAISIHCFLRGLKWKKNADWAEKAVLYFTKRTSEILLTCEFVEEVEDKWEVILSDHEGIITVDLADENLGRPCSTEILDRMENSDVITVCEVSPSQSQNQISCVSDCKLFTWKLPEAGQIVKIYVTVVDGPEYFWSCCADTEDMNYIESKIEEAENLGLNSWNDCRSCIKSGDFCLARYSQDGKFYRAKVISIKGDNVVVRHVDYGSEEAVSMEMVRQIPCELLKIPYQAFPCCLSGFRSSEGSWLSEAKDKFYDITKNLLLEAEVIEILEDKASEISLSVVKLESSGKSINEEMKSFWKAGKGTGGNSFSDLENPLNKYSKNDTGLCLKRETTAVGGLAQEESESALLGSELLGVTSECLNTAKADVSVGAVEVMSEEAEDGCETAEHHSSFDKEVSEGESDNTELPEPLRSFSPQILRSEMKATEQEPSEGLFQEDSELKAELPGRASAASLFLGNKQELQRLPVLQVQPLGDETGKSVELNQLQMQSSFEEFIMGIEALSLPSSLSEETKEALETESLEMQTVFSSKAREVLKQESFELPDVSGETVVLEALKFLKVLPSLNERQNLVPSDSDGEKAAELIEPDVQLSLGEKAKSLELDLSGIHKAEAVQEDWMEIEPAPLSSSGGRPEKQDLKPHDMLLMLGNEIDQLLEQLLPDTQPSQEEGEENFLGLEHPALSSSNSGSRFPFLTEDLTNQRTVCTVKSCDCKAEKHQEWQKKKDFGYVEEWIKQDFTESFEGCVSVQSSNCNPGDEEVGKKQNENLAECGGEHEYTCHLKGFAVGSKCVVWSSLKWCEARILEISEKGTRVLNFSSGSEELVDPENVWNGIPDWAGRSSEAITPATENLQSLPDEPLLQEQQVGCSSDLGEEILLSSNTPETQVTGSPHEAEQS from the exons ATGAGCGGGGGCGGCAGCTCCGGACCGGGCTCCGGCTCGGCTGTACCCGGTCCCGGTACCACCGTGACTCTGCGAGTCCGTGCAGTGGGCTTACGCCCCGAGGTGCCCGTGGTGCAGCTGTGGGGGGTTCTTGGGGAACGCGGTGCCGACTACGTCCGGCTGCGGCAGGAGATCCAGGAGGCGGTGGGACCGCGGTTGTCGGCCGGCCCGGGCGGAGTGGTGGCTGGTGGGGCTGAGCTGTGCACCGGAGACGTGGGTCTGGTGGAGCTAGTTGGGCTCTGGTATCGTTGCTGCGTGGTGAGTCGCCGTGGCCAGGACTACCGGGTGTTCCTGCTCGATGAGGGCTGCACGGTGGTCACGGCCGCCTGTTACCTGGCACGGGGCTGCAAGGAGCTTTTCCGGCTGCCCCCtgaggtgctgggctgtgtcGTGGCTAATGTCATGCCTGCTGGAGGCCCCGGGCTGTCTGTCTGTGGGGATGCACCGGGCTCCACCTGGACAGTGGAGGCCATGGAGTTCCTCAGCCACCTGCATGGCAAGGAAGTGTCTGGCCAGGTCCAGGAGGTGATAACCCCCCAGCTCATAGTGCTGGAGCTGCCACAGCTTGTGGCCCAGATGAATCACCTGGGCCTGGTCATGCAGGTCACTCCCAGTTGGTTCTGCCAGGTGCTGAAGTGTTGCTTGTCTGGTAACCACTTGAGGAACCCGGCCAAGCTGCCGCCCCCAGCCTGTTCCCTTGTATCTTCTGCAGTGCCACAGCTTCTCCACGTTTTGCACTTGTATCAACCTGTGTTACGTGCCTTGGATTATTTCTACCCACAGCTTCAGCTGGGTGTGGCAGAGCCTGTCCTGGTCACCCATGTCTCTGACCCACACCGTATCTACTGCCAGCTGCAGAGCCTGTCCCAGGAGATTCGGTGCCTTTCTGACACCATGTCCCACACTTACGACCGCTGGGAACAAGAGGTATTACCCGAAGTGggctctccctgtgctgctcgTGCCAGAGATGGCCACTGGTACCGTGCACTCCTGCTGGATCTtcctgctggggagcaggaccAGCAGGTGGCTTTGGTGATTTTTGTGGACTATGGCAGGAAAGAGACTGTGACCAAAGCTGACCTGCGCCATTTGCCTGTCGAGTGTTTTCGTATGCCTGTGGTGACCTACCCATGTGCTCTTCAGGGAATCTCAGACAGGGGTTGTGGCTGGTCCCTGTCTCAGATTGAGGAGCTGAAAAGGTTGGTCCTTGGCAAAAGAGTGAGTGCTTGCCTTGAAACCTTTAACTCCTTTGAGCGTCTCTATTATGTGACCCTGTATGGGGAAAATGGCAGCAACTTGAATCATCTTTTTGGGGTGCAGGCTTGCTGCCTGGTGAGCAGCCATACAGAGGTCAGCCACACTGAGGCTCAGAAGCAGCCAAAAGTAGAAAAGTTGCCAGCTGAAGAACTGGAATTGCCACCAAGAGCACCTCCTTTTGCTTTAATGTGCAAAGATTTGTCCCCTGTGTGTCTGAAGCTGGGAGTGTTCCATGACGTGCAGGTCTCCCACCTCCAGGACCCATCTGAGTtctggctgcagctccatgaGCATCGCCTCCTCTTCAGGCAGCTGAGGCAGAGCATGTGGAATTTTTACTCCCATGCCACAAATCTGGATGGTGGTGGGTGGGACCTGCAGCCTGGATCCCTTTGTTGTGCCAGTGGGAAAGAGGGGGTCTTCTATCGAGCGGTGATCACCAGGGTACTGGAGAGTGGGGTAGAAATACACCTGGTGGATAGAGGCAATACAGAAACTGTGGATCAGTGTGCAGTTAAGGAGCTGCTCCCTCAATTCATGGAATTACCTGCTTTAGCTCTTAAGTGTTCCTTGGCAGGTGTCTCTCCTCTGAGGGGGAGTTGGAGTGAATCGTCTGTGTCTGCCTTCAGGGAGATGGTACTGAACAAGGGCCTAAACATTCATTTTTTCAGTGCTCAGGATGACAAATACATGGTTGAAATTTTTGATGAGTCACAGGTAGGAGAGAAAAGTGTAAATAAACTCATGGCCCTGTTAGGGTATGCTGAATACCAGAGGTGTGAAATACCCGAGACTCTTCAGAAATCATCTGATACAGCTGTGAGCCAGGCCTCTCCCGTAGCATGTGCTGGGGAGGAAAGCCAACTAAATACAGTGAAGAGGCTCAGAGAAGAATCAGGTCAAGAGAGAAATGATAGAGCACTTAATCCCTCCCCAGTTGTGATGGTCAGAGAGAGCCCTTTTGCAGCCATCCACAATTCTAACAGTAGTGAATCTCTTCCTGGCCAGAAGTGTGAGGGTAAGGAAAACCTGCCCATCTCTTGGAGACAGAATTATGTGGCAAAGAGGCAAAGTTCCTTTTATGGAAGCCAGTTGGAAGTAGGAAGTACAGTTAATGTTGTTGTGACATATGTTGAAAATCCTAGTTATTTTTGGTGTCAGTTGAGTAGAAATTCTGATGACCTTAAGGACTTAATGGCGAAAATTCAGCAGTATTGTAAAAAATCATCCCATCCATGTTCTTGGCCAAGTTCTGTATGTCTAGCACAGTACTCTGAGGATGAAAAATGGTACAGGGCTTTTATTATTAGTGAGGTTTCTTCTGCAGGAAAAGTAGAAGTCCTCTATGTTGACTTTGGCAACAGGGAGCTGGTGTCTCTGGTAAACCTCCGCTCAGCTGAAGAGAGCTTTCTAAGGTTAGAGCCTCAGGCTTTCAGGTGCAGCCTTTACAACTTCATCCAGCCAAATGGGCAGGATCCTTTTGCTTGGGATGAAGAAGCAATTCAGACCTTTCAGGAGTTTGTTGAGTCATCATCCCTCTTTGAACTAAAGTGCACAATATTTGCCTTGGCTTCGATAAACAATAACGAGCTCTTTAACATTGTAGATTTAATGACCCCTTTCCAGAGTGCTTGCCAGTTTTTGACTGACAAAGGTGTGGCCAGACCTTTATCTCCTCAAAAGCCTCTGGTCTCCTCGGTTCAGCTTCATTCTTACTATTATTCCACCCATGGTATCAAAATTGGGAACGAGGAAGATGTTTATATTACGCATGTTGAGGATCCATGGACATTTTACTGCCAACTGGAAAGATGTGCAGATGTCTTAGCAGAGCTTAATGAGAACATCAATCATCTATGTGAAACAATGACCAGCTTAGGTACCTCGCATAAGTCTGGGAGCTTGTGTCTAGCCAAGTATACTGACAATCACTGGTACAGGGggctaattaaaaaaacaaaacctcataCAGAAGTCTTCTTTGTGGATTTTGGCAACACAGAGACTATAGAGGAAGATCATCTCCTTCCTTTACCCAGTGATGCATATGACATCTTGCTTTTACCAATGCAGGCTATAAAGTGTTCCTTACCTGATATATCTAATGTTCCCAAAGAAGCTACAACATGGTTCAAGCAAGCTGTCTTAGAAAGGCAATTAAAAGCAATAGTAGTAGCAAAGGAATCTGATGGTAAACTGTTGATTGAATTGTTTGATGCTAATACTCAATTTAATgcaaaactgaaggagaagTTAAACTTAATGAACAATGCAGAACTGTGTAGGCATGTAGAAAATGAAGCTTTGGGCACTAGAAATACAGATGTGAATGAAAGGAATGAGACTGCAGAGTCTCCTTTAAATGCAGGTAGGCCTCTTGAAAGAGAAGAATGTATATCtggaagccagggaggaggcaggagtagcaaaaagcatttaaaagaagATGTAAACCTTCTCCAGCCTGCTACAAAAGGAGAAGTGGCAGCTGCATTAGTGGAATTTGATGAAATATTTGGCAGTAAAAAGGATGCTTTTTTGTTACACAAAGCAGAGGAGTCTCTGCTCTCCATCCAGCTGGGTACAGAGTCAGACAATAAATCTGATGTAGAAGGTGGGTGTGTAATGCTTAAAAATCTATCTGACCTACTGCAGCAGAAGATAGTGCCAGGTCTTAAATCCTTAGTGTATGTGTCTCATATAAATGATCCACTGGATTTTTATGTTCAACTTGGAAGCGATGAGGCTCAGCTgaacagcatttcagaaagcTTAAATGATAAGGCACAAGCAAAGAACCCTTGTGGACAACTTTTCCAAGCAGGAGACTTAGTCAGTGCTATTTATTCAGAAGACAGCCTGTGGTACCGAGCTGTAGTGAAAGAGAAGATTTCTGGCAGTTTGATAAGTATACAGTATATTGATTATGGTAATACATCAGTCATTAATGTTAATCAAGCATGCAGACTCCCTGAAGACTTGTCATTGATTCCAGCAATAAGTATTCACTGCTTCCTAAGAGgacttaaatggaaaaaaaatgcagactggGCAGAGAAAGCAGTGCTTTATTTCACCAAGAGAACAAGTGAAATTCTGCTAACGTGTGAATTTGTAGAGGAGGTTGAGGATAAGTGGGAAGTTATTCTCAGTGACCATGAGGGGATAATAACAGTGGATTTAGCTGATGAAAACCTTGGAAGACCTTGCTCAACAGAAATACTTGATAGAATGGAGAACAGTGACGTGATAACTGTGTGTGAGGTTTCACCTTCTCAGTCACAAAACCAGATTTCCTGTGTAAGTGATTGTAAATTGTTTACCTGGAAGCTTCCAGAGGCAGGACAGATTGTAAAAATTTATGTGACAGTGGTAGATGGTCCAGAATACTTCTGGAGTTGCTGTGCTGATACAGAAGACATGAACTACATAGAGTCAAAAATAGAGGAAGCTGAAAACCTTGGACTAAATTCTTGGAATGATTGCAGGTCTTGTATTAAAAGTGGTGATTTCTGTCTAGCAAGATACAGTCAAGATGGAAAGTTCTACAGAGCTAAGGTCATCAGTATAAAAGGTGACAATGTAGTTGTAAGGCACGTGGATTATGGAAGTGAGGAGGCTGTTAGCATGGAGATGGTCAGACAGATTCCATGTGAGTTGCTCAAAATACCTTATCAAGCATTTCCTTGCTGTCTGTCAGGTTTCAGATCCTCAGAGGGCTCATGGCTTAGTGAAGCAAAAGACAAGTTTTATGATATCACCAAAAACCTCTTATTAGAAGCTGAAGTGATAGAAATTTTGGAAGATAAAGCTTCTGAAATCAGTCTGTCTGTTGTCAAGCTGGAATCTTCTGGCAAAAGCATTAATGAAGAGATGAAGTCTTTTTGGAAGGCTGGCAAAGGGACTGGTGGCAACTCTTTCTCAGACCTTGAGAACCCCTTAAACAAATATTCAAAGAATGATACAGGTCTGTGTCTCAAAAGAGAAACTACTGCTGTTGGTGGGTTAGCTCAAGAAGAAAGTGAAAGTGCTTTACTTGGTTCTGAACTTCTGGGTGTAACTTCTGAGTGTTTAAATACTGCAAAAGCAGATGTGTCAGTGGGAGCTGTTGAGGTTATGTCTGAGGAGGCTGAGGATGGATGTGAAACAGCTGAGCACCACAGCAGCTTTGATAAAGAGGTCTCTGAGGGAGAGAGTGATAACACTGAATTACCAGAGCCCTTGAGAAGCTTCAGTCCTCAGATTTTGAGGAGTGAAATGAAAGCCACAGAACAAGAGCCATCTGAAGGACTGTTTCAAGAGGATtctgagctgaaagcagaacTGCCAGGCAGGGCTTCAGCAGCCAGTCTTTTTCTAGGAAACAAACAAGAGCTGCAAAGATTGCCAGTGCTCCAGGTGCAGCCTTTGGGTGATGAAACAGGGAAGTCAGTAGAACTGAATCAATTACAGATGCAATCTTCATTTGAGGAGTTCATTATGGGGATAGAGGCACTTTCATTGCCATCCTCCCTTAGTGAAGAAACAAAGGAAGCTCTGGAAACAGAGTCTCTTGAAATGCAGACAGttttcagcagcaaagcaagAGAAGTGTTGAAACAGGAATCATTTGAGCTGCCAGATGTGAGTGGGGAGACAGTGGTGTTGGAAGCTCTGAAATTTCTTAAAGTTTTACCATCTCTTAATGAGAGACAGAACTTGGTTCCTTCAGATAGTGATGGAGagaaggctgcagagctgaTTGAACCTGATGTTCAGCTTTCTTTGGGAGAGAAGGCAAAGTCTCTGGAGCTGGATTTGTCTGGAATTCATAAAGCAGAAGCTGTGCAAGAAGATTGGATGGAAATAGAGCCTGCTCCCCTGTCTTCATCTGGTGGTAGACCTGAGAAACAGGACCTGAAGCCCCATGACATGCTATTAATGCTTGGTAATGAAATTGATCAGCTTCTGGAACAGCTGCTGCCTGACACACAACCATCCcaggaagagggggaggagaatTTCTTAGGGTTGGAACACCCTGCACTAAGTTCTTCAAACAGTGGCAGTCGATTTCCATTTCTCACAGAGGACTTAACCAATCAGAGGACTGTTTGCACTGTGAAATCCTGTGACTGTAAAGCTGAGAAACATCAGGAGtggcagaagaagaaagattttggTTATGTGGAAGAATGGATAAAACAAGACTTCACTGAGTCATTTGAAGGATGTGTAAGTGTGCAGTCTTCCAACTGTAATCCTGGGGATgaagaagtaggaaaaaagcaaaatgagaacTTGGCTGAGTGTGGTGGAG AACATGAGTATACTTGTCATCTGAAAGGCTTTGCTGTTGGTTCCAAATGTGTGGTGTGGAGCTCTCTAAAATGGTGTGAGGCTCGCATTTTGGAGATATCTGAAAAAGGTACCAGG GTCTTGAATTTCTCTAGTGGCAGTGAGGAGCTTGTGGATCCTGAGAATGTCTGGAATGGTATTCCTGACTGGGCTGGCAGATCATCTGAG gCAATAACCCCTGCAACAGAAAACTTACAGTCCTTACCAGATGAGCCCTTACTTCAAG AACAGCAAGTGGGCTGCAGTTCAGATTTAGGTGAAGAAATCCTCCTGTCTTCCAACACACCTGAAACCCAAGTGACAGGTTCACCACATGAAGCTGAACAAAGTTAA
- the SLC25A27 gene encoding mitochondrial uncoupling protein 4 isoform X2 produces MSPAEEEKSFPLPERWPRASKFALSACAAAVAELVTFPLDLTKTRLQVQGEAAVHRQGAAWGRRVPYRGMLGTMAGILQEEGLQKLWQGATPAVYRQIVYSGVRMVAYEHLRDSMLGKSEDETFPFWKAVVGGMAAGAIGQFFASPTDLVKVQMQMEGKRKLEGKPLRFQGVHHAFMKILSEGGIRGLWAGWVPNVQRAALVNMGDLTTYDSVKHFLLLNTPLVDSSVTHSVARLLGHWYSGSPMNKSERSVELVLFKIMKPLQYSQNRRIGRLNSHFTRHLDPTGSHLGDWQ; encoded by the exons ATGTCACctgcagaagaagagaagagcTTTCCTCTTCCAGAGAGATGGCCCCGAGCCAGCAAATTCGCTCTGTCAGCCTGTGCAGCGGCTGTGGCAGAACTAG tgacttTTCCCCTGGATCTCACAAAAACTCGGCTGCAGGTCCAAGGTGAAGCCGCCGTTCATCGccagggagctgcctggggcaggagggtcCCTTACCGGGGCATGCTGGGCACCATGGCTGGCATCCTGCAAGAGGAGGGCTTGCAAAAGCTCTGGCAAGGAGCCACACCAGCTGTCTACCGCCAAATAG tGTACTCTGGTGTTCGGATGGTTGCATATGAACATCTTCGTGACTCCATGCTTGGCAAGTCTGAGGATGAAACCTTTCCTTTCTG GAAAGCTGTAGTTGGAGGCATGGCTGCGGGTGCCATTGGACAGTTTTTTGCCAGCCCAACTGATCTGGTGAAGGTGCAGAtgcagatggaaggaaaaagaaagttggAAGGAAAGCCATTACG GTTTCAAGGAGTGCACCATGCCTTTATGAAGATCCTGTCTGAAGGAGGCATACGAGGTCTCTGGGCTGGATGGGTGCCAAATGTCCAGAGAGCTGCTCTGGTGAACATGGGAG ATCTGACCACATATGACTCAGTGAAacattttttgcttctgaacaCTCCTCTTGTGGACAGCAGTGTGACTCACAGTGTTGCCAG GCTCCTTGGTCACTGGTATTCTGGCTCACCTATGAACAAATCAGAAAGATCTGTGGAGttagttctttttaaaatcatgaaaCCACTTCAATATTCACAAAACAGAAGAATTGGAAGGCTGAATTCTCATTTCACAAGACATCTGGATCCCACAGGATCTCATTTAGGAGACTGGCAATAG
- the SLC25A27 gene encoding mitochondrial uncoupling protein 4 isoform X1 codes for MSPAEEEKSFPLPERWPRASKFALSACAAAVAELVTFPLDLTKTRLQVQGEAAVHRQGAAWGRRVPYRGMLGTMAGILQEEGLQKLWQGATPAVYRQIVYSGVRMVAYEHLRDSMLGKSEDETFPFWKAVVGGMAAGAIGQFFASPTDLVKVQMQMEGKRKLEGKPLRFQGVHHAFMKILSEGGIRGLWAGWVPNVQRAALVNMGDLTTYDSVKHFLLLNTPLVDSSVTHSVASFCSGLVAAVLGTPADVVKTRIMNQPRDAQGRGLLYKSSMDCLVQTVEGEGFLSLYKGFIPTWMRMAPWSLVFWLTYEQIRKICGVSSF; via the exons ATGTCACctgcagaagaagagaagagcTTTCCTCTTCCAGAGAGATGGCCCCGAGCCAGCAAATTCGCTCTGTCAGCCTGTGCAGCGGCTGTGGCAGAACTAG tgacttTTCCCCTGGATCTCACAAAAACTCGGCTGCAGGTCCAAGGTGAAGCCGCCGTTCATCGccagggagctgcctggggcaggagggtcCCTTACCGGGGCATGCTGGGCACCATGGCTGGCATCCTGCAAGAGGAGGGCTTGCAAAAGCTCTGGCAAGGAGCCACACCAGCTGTCTACCGCCAAATAG tGTACTCTGGTGTTCGGATGGTTGCATATGAACATCTTCGTGACTCCATGCTTGGCAAGTCTGAGGATGAAACCTTTCCTTTCTG GAAAGCTGTAGTTGGAGGCATGGCTGCGGGTGCCATTGGACAGTTTTTTGCCAGCCCAACTGATCTGGTGAAGGTGCAGAtgcagatggaaggaaaaagaaagttggAAGGAAAGCCATTACG GTTTCAAGGAGTGCACCATGCCTTTATGAAGATCCTGTCTGAAGGAGGCATACGAGGTCTCTGGGCTGGATGGGTGCCAAATGTCCAGAGAGCTGCTCTGGTGAACATGGGAG ATCTGACCACATATGACTCAGTGAAacattttttgcttctgaacaCTCCTCTTGTGGACAGCAGTGTGACTCACAGTGTTGCCAG TTTCTGCTCTGGCCTGGTTGCTGCTGTCCTGGGAACTCCTGCTGATGTGGTCAAGACCCGGATAATGAACCAGCCCAGAGATGCACAGGGAAG AGGTCTGCTGTACAAGTCTTCCATGGACTGCTTGGTTCAAACTGTAGAGGGTGAAGGGTTTCTGTCTCTGTACAAAGGCTTTATACCCACCTGGATGCGAATG GCTCCTTGGTCACTGGTATTCTGGCTCACCTATGAACAAATCAGAAAGATCTGTGGAGttagttctttttaa